One Dermacentor andersoni chromosome 6, qqDerAnde1_hic_scaffold, whole genome shotgun sequence genomic window carries:
- the LOC140218890 gene encoding uncharacterized protein — protein MAVGRIGEYRLGTNASWDEYVERLEMFCEANKIAKEEQKRAVLLSCCGEEAYGLTVILVKPSRPRAATYEEIKTAVHKHLHPRPSELYARFLFYKRNQAAEESVADYVTALRKLAEDYGFSDEQLPLDIMIRDRFVCGLQNEAVQQLLLAEHDLTFNVAYDMAATAEATAKQQRDIRMQGQDETKDCQGMIQPTRTKKDATVFRRDLPGFNGPPIHIELKDDAQPVFLKSRPVPLALKDDVGKEVDRLVQQGNAQLRVNKDKCESNKPSIEFLGHKIDATGIHPSRSKTDAIHKAPAPTSKKELQAFLGLLNFYRSFLKGKTEVAEPLYRLLDDDHEWKWTVEERLDEARSRSSRKCRLPLQAASYSQTTTTAAGQLGSSRRGKSGPSYPRPGRAAKINTR, from the exons ATGGCCGTCGGCAGGATCGGCGAGTATCGTCTAGGCACAAACGCGTCATGGGACGAATACGTTGAGAGGCTAGAAATGTTCTGCGAAGCTAACAAGATAGCcaaagaagaacagaaaagagccgTCCTGCTGAGTTGTTGCGGCGAAGAAGCGTACGGGCTCACCGTGATTCTGGTGAAACCATCAAGACCGAGAGCAGCAACCTACGAGGAAATTAAGACGGCGGTTCACAAGCACCTGCACccaaggccttcagagctataCGCAAGGTTTTTGTTCTACAAGAGAAACCAGGCTGCCGAGGAATCTGTTGCGGACTACGTCACGGCGCTTCGGAAGCTAGCCGAAGACTACGGTTTCAGCGACGAGCAGCTGCCGTTGGACATCATGATACGAGATCGTTTCGTATGCGGCCTCCAGAACGAAGCCGTTCAACAGCTACTTCTAGCAGAACACGACCTTACGTTCAACGTTGCGTACGACATGGCCGCGACCGCAGAAGCGACAGCCAAGCAACAGCGAGACATACGCATGCAAGGCCAAGACGAGACGAAGGACTGCCAGGGCATGATACAACCAACCCGCACGAAGAAAGACGCCACG GTGTTTCGCAGGGACCTTCCTGGCTTCAACGGACCACCAATTCACATCGAACTGAAAGACGACGCCCAACCAGTGTTTCTCAAAAGTCGACCAGTTCCACTGGCCCTCAAGGACGACGTGGGCAAGGAAGTGGATCGCTTGGTGCAACAAGGG AATGCGCAGTTAAGAGTAAACAAAGACAAGTGCGAATCCAACAAGCCGAGCATTGAATTCTTGGGTCACAAGATTGACGCCACGGGAATACATCCGAGCCGAAGCAAGACTGACGCCATCCATAAAGCGCCTGCACCCACAAGCAAAAAGGAGCTGCAAGCGTTCTTGGGGTTACTGAATTTCTACAGAAGTTTTCTCAAGGGCAAGACTGAAGTGGCAGAACCACTCTATCGACTGCTCGACGATGACCACGAATGGAAGTGGACAG TTGAGGAGCGCCTGGACGAGGCTCGAAGCCGATCCAGTCGCAAGTGCAGACTACCACTTCAGGCTGCCTCCTACAGCCAGACGACCACAACAGCTGCCGGTCAGCTCGGAAGCAGCCGCAGGGGCAAGTCCGGGCCAAGCTACCCAAGACCCGGTCGAGCAGCGAAGATCAACACGCGTTAG